A window from Pagrus major chromosome 4, Pma_NU_1.0 encodes these proteins:
- the trim66 gene encoding tripartite motif-containing protein 66 — protein MEKSCSECSEPTLAHSLCTLCNKWLCYQCTDVHQHQRAPNTPQYTEMHPQQRPSATQRPDLHQRGSSSLPPTGQGPGSYPCSLLMCHSHRQEPLELFCESCDLLCCSSCHLSSHKNHRVVQIGKALQDQQWLFESLMVQVEERRSAVENNAKQIEDRLHGVKIAHRKAENQIKMAKMIMMNELNKRANLLIEQLEKISEDFQQRLEDQLQGAIEICGQLDHVQKFVTWATTHHCRGPVLFSRALISLQMQQLLESSLHSDSWSPVKIKFNWDASYWTKQISSLGQLTVEGGNCTYPSGLACSSILRPQPITCLALPSVCHRGLEPGCGYQACCEPQMCCLHGIPAQPDLPSLDKSQLEGTLYNSNCVQPALISASLHQSQQLQRCWDPDSSSQCPPPSSPVPMIQLSCSRGSTSQTQATASAPQSQAKSYLYHQHQREVPLDSQAQPSADRSRPGQCQGKLSTITALQQDPSHTAVDRDVMTEETWEERCRVEEACGQTAATESRDLLDDGLQQDRREQSPVQQQQQLHVPAVVELRKDQQRNRSPLMLRDHRDGRRSTSLEVSVTAHECASDVQSSRLSPSLVCTRRKRRSQSIPAELAAPSSSPYAERPTGCTHGLEAGAANKYATVDPRQRRASDGVLCVVKEASSDMAPSRGHRSPLLSYKTEPDHSFTCVNEEIDYEAKDQCRVSRNGHNSNTDVQKDSGRSRVPVVCLERLKILVAQLPPHGRRQSDPLPASGSERSETFPQQRTWHEGIAKGRTTRSLTAPPYAERLQCNQATTHSTTSEFDSCGRISSRKSPKLPSTDPKYVPRRYSAVDLDSDSDPRSVSEEDGGVSWVDPEPQFDSDASPESSSEAEVECMAQEKLVAAGETETGIAGDSEPSLEYDADPESDAGAGSEEGQGLDGDAESVEVETESDVQPDYDPCFQTDSDAVSDQPPDSQGSVESELDIESDAEPRTDDPQPLRSDLEEESPAGPGQRPLLIANPVTQRFTEDVQPDQDSTEMESEDFCAVCLIGGELLCCDRCPKVYHLSCHIPSLLSFPSGDWVCSLCRDVMQPEVEYDCENERTSGEHAASHGLPESDQRKCERLTLLILSNILSAPFHEPVSPLARHYYQIIKRPMDLSVIRAKLNKRNPRHYNSPEQFVADVYLMFRNCAKFNYPDSEVAQAGRSLEAFFISKLKEVFPDRVFPAAEVESDSDEYDEAYRTADGGFPWPERREQCHRKRKRRNSLKSRRHHF, from the exons ATGGAGAAG AGCTGCTCAGAGTGCTCAGAGCCGACGCTTGCACACAGCCTGTGTACTCTCTGCAACAAGTGGTTGTGTTACCAGTGCACAGATGTGCATCAGCATCAGAGAGCACCCAATACGCCCCAGTACACAGAGATGCACCCACAGCAGAGGCCCAGTGCCACCCAGCGTCCTGACCTGCACCAGAGAGGCTCCAGCTCGCTGCCTCCGACTGGACAAG GCCCGGGGTCGTATCCTTGCTCCCTCCTCATGTGCCACTCTCACAGACAGGAGCCCTTGGAGCTGTTTTGTGAGTCATGTGACCTTCTGTGCTGTAGCAGCTGTCACCTGTCCTCCCACAAAAACCACAG GGTGGTGCAGATCGGAAAGGCCCTACAGGATCAGCAGTGGCTGTTTGAGAGCCTGatggtgcaggtggaggagaggaggtctGCAGTGGAGAACAATGCTAAACAGATAGAGGACAG ACTTCATGGAGTAAAGATCGCACACAGGAAGGCAGAGAACCAGATTAAAATGGCAAAGATGATTATGATGAACGAGCTTAACAAACGAGCCAACCTATTAATAGAGCAACTGGAG AAAATCTCAGAGGACTTCCAGCAGCGTCTGGAGGACCAGCTGCAGGGGGCAATAGAGATCTGTGGTCAGCTGGACCATGTTCAGAAGTTCGTCACCTGGGCGACAACCCACCACTGCAGAGGCCCGGTGCTCTTCAGCAGGGCTCTG ATTTCActgcagatgcagcagctgCTTGAGTCGTCACTCCACTCAGACTCCTGGAGTCCTGTCAAGATCAAATTTAACTGGGATGCCAGTTACTGGACGAAGCAGATTTCCTCTTTAG GTCAGCTGACTGTTGAAGGGGGAAACTGCACTTATCCTTCGGGCTTGGCCTGCTCCAGTATCCTCCGGCCTCAGCCCATTACCTGCTTGGCTTTGCCGTCTGTTTGTCACAGAGGACTCGAGCCAGGCTGTGGATACCAGGCCTGCTGTGAGCCACAGATGTGCTGCCTGCACGGCATTCCCGCTCAGCCAGATCTGCCCAGTCTGGACAAAAGCCAGCTGGAAGGCACACTTTATAACTCCAACTGTGTCCAGCCTGCCCTTATCTCTGCCTCCCTGCACCAGAGCCAGCAGCTCCAGAGGTGCTGGGACCCAGACAGCTCATCGCAATGTCCTCCCCCTTCATCACCTGTACCGATGATCCAGCTCAGCTGCAGTCGAGGATCAACATCCCAGACACAAGCTACTGCCTCTGCACCCCAGTCTCAAGCCAAATCTTATCTCTATCACCAACACCAGAGAGAAGTTCCTCTGGACAGCCAGGCTCAGCCAAGTGCAGACCGTAGCAGGCCGGGTCAGTGTCAGGGGAAGCTGTCAACCATCACAGCTCTACAGCAGGATCCCAGCCACACAGCTGTCGACAGAGATGTGATGACTGAAGAGACCTGGGAAGAGAGATGCAGGGTGGAGGAGGCTTGTGGACAAACAGCGGCAACTGAAAGCAGAGATCTGCTGGATGATGGGCTGCAGCAGGACAGGAGGGAGCAGAGTCCagttcaacagcagcagcagcttcatgttcCTGCTGTAGTAGAGTTGAGGAAAGATCAGCAGAGGAACAGATCTCCACTGATGCTCAGAGACCACAGAGATGGCAGG AGATCCACATCCCTGGAGGTGTCAGTGACAGCCCACGAGTGTGCATCTGATGTGCAGAGCAGCAGGCTCAGCCCTAGTTTAGTGTGCACGAGGAGGAAGAGACGCTCCCAGAGCATCCCTGCAGAACTGGCAGCCCCTTCCAGCAGCCCTTACGCTGAAAGGCCCACAGGATGCACTCATGGCCTCGAGGCAGGAGCTGCAAATAAG TATGCCACTGTGGATCCCAGACAGAGGAGAGCCTCAGATGGAGTGCTTTGTGTTGTCAAAGAGGCCTCGTCTGACATGGCGCCCTCTAGAGGCCACCGGTCTCCTCTACTGTCCTATAAGACAGAGCCAG ACCATTCTTTTACTTGTGTAAATGAAGAGATCGATTATGAAGCCAAGGACCAATGCAGGGTGTCACGAAACGGCCACAACAG TAACACAGACGTTCAGAAGGACTCAGGAAGGTCCAGAGTTCCAGTGGTTTGCTTAGAGCGTCTTAAAATACTTGTGGCTCAACTTCCCCCACATGGACGACGGCAGAGTGACCCTTTACCTGCCAGCGGGTCGGAGAGGAGTGAAACCTTCCCACAGCAGAGAACCTGGCATGAA GGAATAGCTAAAGGGAGGACCACCCGCTCACTCACAGCTCCACCATATGCAGAGCGTCTGCAGTGTAATCAGGCTACCACACACTCCACCACCAGTGAGTTTGACAGTTGTGGGAGAATCAGCTCCCGTAAATCACCCAAGCTGCCGTCCACTGACCCTAAATACGTGCCAAGGCGTTACTCTGCTGTGGatctggactctgactctgatcCCAGGTCAGTCTCAGAAGAAGACGGTGGTGTTTCTTGGGTTGATCCTGAACCCCAGTTTGACTCAGATGCATCACCAGAGTCCTCATCTGAGGCTGAAGTTGAATGTATGGCTCAGGAGAAATTGGTGGCTGCAGGAGAGACTGAAACTGGTATCGCAGGGGATTCAGAGCCGAGTCTTGAATATGATGCAGACCCAGAATCAGATGCAGGAGCTGGATCAGAGGAGGGCCAAGGGCTGGACGGTGACGCGGAATCAGTCGAGGTTGAAACAGAGTCAGATGTCCAGCCTGACTATGACCCCTGTTTTCAGACTGATTCTGACGCTGTATCCGATCAGCCTCCAGACTCTCAGGGCTCTGTGGAGTCCGAGCTCGACATTGAATCGGATGCTGAACCAAGAACCGACGACCCACAACCGCTCCGCTCTGACCTGGAGGAGGAGTCCCCCGCCGGGCCTGGTCAGAGGCCGCTTCTGATTGCAAACCCTGTGACTCAGAGATTCACAGAGGATGTCCAGCCTGACCAGGACAGTACAGAGATGGAGAGTGAGGacttctgtgctgtgtgtctgaTCGGAGGGGAGCTGCTGTGCTGCGACCGCTGTCCTAAAGTCTATCATCTGTCATGCCATATCCCGTCTCTGCTGAGCTTCCCCTC AGGCGACTGGGTGTGCAGCCTGTGCAGAGATGTCATGCAGCCAGAGGTTGAGTACGACTGTGAGAATGAGAGAACATCTGGAGAACACGCAGCATCACACGGATTGCCTGAGTCTGACCAGAGA AAATGTGAGCGGCTGACTCTTCTGATCCTCAGTAACATCCTGAGTGCTCCCTTTCACGAGCCCGTCAGCCCACTT GCTCGTCATTACTACCAGATCATTAAGAGGCCCATGGACCTGTCTGTGATCAGGGCCAAACTCAACAAGAGGAACCCTCGACATTATAACTCACCGGAGCAGTTTGTTGCTGATGTTTATCTCATGTTCCGCAACTGTGCAAAGTTCAATTAT CCTGACTCTGAGGTGGCCCAAGCTGGCCGCAGCCTCGAGGCGTTCTTCATCTCCAAGCTGAAAGAAGTTTTCCCAGACAGAGTTTTCCCCGCTGCTGAGGTGGAATCTGACAGCGACGAGTATGATGAGGCCTACAGGACCGCTGACGGTGGTTTCCCCTGGCCGGAGAGGAGGGAGCAGTGccacaggaagaggaagaggagaaactCTCTCAAGTCGAGGAGACATCACTTCTAA